The sequence CGAGGAGAGTAACCGGGACCAGCGCTAAGATGCACCGGAAACTTGTCCGCGCTATCAAGCAGGCCCGTAATATTGCATTAATGCCCTATACTAACGTCAGCACGGAGAATTAATTATGGAAGTCATTTTATTGCAAGACGTTGAAACGCTAGGTACTTCCGGTGATATCATTGTTGTAAAGCCGGGATATGCACGGAATTTTCTGTTCCCTCGGAGTTTGGCAGTTCGCTCATCCAAACGTAACCGCGCATTGGCAGATGAAAAGAAAAAAGTTGCTAAATCACGCGCATTACGGGAGGCAAAATCCTACGAAGAATTAATCAGCAATCTTAAGAAAACTGAGATTACTATTGAAGTTCAAGTCGGTGGTGAAGATCGTTTATTTGGTTCGGTTACGAGCCAGGATATTCACAAGGCATTGGCCGGAAAAGGAATTGAAGTGGATCGCCACGCAATTCTTTTGGAAGAACCAATCAAAGCACTAGGGATTTATGATGTGCCGGTTAAAATTACCAAAGGGTTAAACCAAG is a genomic window of Candidatus Neomarinimicrobiota bacterium containing:
- a CDS encoding 50S ribosomal protein L9, encoding MEVILLQDVETLGTSGDIIVVKPGYARNFLFPRSLAVRSSKRNRALADEKKKVAKSRALREAKSYEELISNLKKTEITIEVQVGGEDRLFGSVTSQDIHKALAGKGIEVDRHAILLEEPIKALGIYDVPVKITKGLNQEVKVYIIQA